From the genome of Lentisphaera araneosa HTCC2155:
ATGGCGTCGGCCCAAATTACGGTCCCGTACTCAAAGGCTGGGCAAGTAAACAAACACTTGAAGCCACAATCAACGCCATTGTTGCACCTTCTGCGGGTATTGCCCATGGTTTCAAAGGCATGGAAGTCCTGCTCAAAGATGGTGAAAAAGTTCAGGGAATTCCCGATTCTAAGGGTGACCCCATGATCATGGTTTCAACGGGTGGCGTCAAGCAAATCATCCCACAAGAACGCATCGCTACCAAACTCCACATGAAGCAATCTCTTATGCTCTCCGCACAGCAATTAGGCTTGAGTGAGCAGGATATTGCCGATATAGTCGCCTACATGAAGAGCTGGAAGTAAATATGAAATTATTAAGTATGTGCGAAGCATGAATGAGAACTTAAAGATTTTTAACCGCCTGGTCCAGGAGTGGCAGCTCCTTACAGGAGAGCTCGAGAGGACAGAGTCCTCTCGTGTGCGCAGCACCATACCACTAAAACACCTCTCTTGCCCGAGATTTATGAGAAGATTGGGCTCTGCCCAAAACCCGATTAAGGGTACAAGCACCCTTAATAATCCCATCGCTTGTCGCTACGCTCCTACGCTTAACTTTGGCTTAAAAAAACACACTCAACCATCCGCCTGGTCAAGAGCCTTGCCAGACAGGTGGATAAAAATCATTTGCCCATACGGCAGTATCTTGCAGGGCTTGGGGCAGAGTACCGAGACTCTATGAGGGACGAGTCCCTCATACTCCCACCAAGGACTTGCCAGCCCTTGACCCGGCGGATAAATTAATAACTATCAAAATCAAAGGATATCCCCATGTACAAAGCTCTACTCTTTATATTTTTCTTAGTCGGCTTCAATGCCATGGCCAAAAAGCAGCCCAATATCATCTACCTCATGCTCGATGAATGGGGCTACTTTGAAAGTTCTCACATGAACAATAAGTACCTCATCACCCCAAATATCGATCAATTCGCGACCGAGGGCATGCGCTTCACTAATGCCTACGCAGGAGCCCCAACTTGTGGACCCACCCGCGCAGTATTGCTCACGGGAAAACACATGGGGCATACTTCCATGCGTACGAATGATGGCTACTCTGCCATTCGTGCTGATGAAACTACCCTCGGTTCCATGCTCAAGAAGAAGGGCTACGTCACTGGAGGCTTTGGCAAATGGGGCGTGGGTGCACGAGGGACTTCCGGCGTTCCCGAAAATCATGGCTTCGATCAATTCTTTGGTTATTACGACCAAGTGCATGCTCACACTTATTTCCCAGAATATCTCATCCATAATAGCAAAGAATTTCCCCTAAAAGGCAATTCAAATAAAGATCGCTATAATGGCGAAACTCACGCACAAAACGTCATTTTTGATGAGTCCATCAAATTCATCAAGAAAAACAAAGATGTCCCCTTCTTCTGTTATCTGCCCTGGACTCCTCCTCATGGTCATTGGGGCATTAAGAAAGACGATCCCTCTTGGCAACTTTTTAAAGATAGGCCTTGGACTGCTGGGCAGAGCCGTGATACTGATTCACGAGGCTACGCAGCTTTCATGCACATGGTTGATCGCCAAATCGGTGAGATCGCCTCACTCCTCAAAGAACTCGACATTGATGATAATACCGTATTCTTCCTCTGCGGTGATAATGGTGGCTCTGACTACTTCAAAACAAAGGATCATCCCCACGGTTTTTTTGCCCCAAATCTCAATCCCGAAACTGGCGAACGTTTTCGCGCCGGAAAAAGATCACTCTATGAGGGTGGACTCAAAGTCCCCATGTACGTTCGCTGGCCTGGAAAAGTTAAAGCTTCATCAGTGAGTGATCACCTCTTCTATTTCCCCGATATCATGCCCACACTTGCGGACATCGCAAAAACCGATCCACCCGAAACCGATGGCCTCACGATCTTACCTACACTCCTATCCAAAGATGGACAAAAAAATCATAAGTTCATGTACTGGGAATACTATAGGCAAACCGCGCTGCGCATGGACCAATGGAAACTCTACCGCACAGATAAAAAGAGTTCATGGGAACTCTACGACCTCTCAAAAGATATCCAAGAACTCCATAATATTGCCAAAGATCACCCCCAAGTTCTTCAAGAAATGATTGCCCTCACTGAAGTGGCTCATGAACCCATTCGTCCCGGCATCATCTACGATAAGCAATTAGCTTTAAAAGATCGTCCTAAGAGCAAAACGAAATAAAGTATTCACTTCTCTTTTATCCGCCCTTTATCCGCCTCTCAAGGTGGGCACACCTTGCAGGGATGGGGACGGAGTCCCAGTAATTGTAATATAACACAAGGGGGTGGTTATCGCCTCACTCCAGCGGGGAGGTATTGCCATACGAGCCCGGCTGTCACCGGGGGCGGATGAAAAGTATTTGCCCGTGTGACAGCACCTCCCCGCCGGAGTGAGGCGGTAGTAAACACCTTAATGAGTGTAAAAAACTGAAGCTCTGTTACGATTAACGATCTTTTATGCTTCTATTAAAACAATGATAAAAACAAAGATCAATTATGAAATATATCCTAAAACTCCTCCTTTCTCTACCGGCTCTACTATGTGCTGATCAAAAACCCAATATCATTCTCATCAATGTCGATGATATGGGCTGGACTGATATTGGAAGCCTGGGCAGTGAATATTATCAGACGCCCAATTTGGATCGGCTGATTGCCAATGGCATAAAGTTTAGCAATGCTTATGCGGGTGCCGCAAATTGTGCCCCGAGTCGAGCTTGTCTCATCTCTGGCCAATCCTCTCCCCGGCATGGAGTCTATACAGTTGGTAGTTCTGAACGTGGCAAGCCTGAGCAGCGCAAGCTTATTCCGACTCCAAATCAAATATTTCTTCCCCCAAATACGCGAACAATTGGTCACGCCATGAGCGATGCCGGTTACGAAACTATCACACTAGGCAAATGGCATGTGGGTGAAGACCCGCTTCTACAAGGCTTCAAATACAATGTGGGCGGCTGTCATTTGGGTGGTCCCTATAATGGTGGTTATCACAGTCCCTTTAAATTCCCCAATTGTGAAGCCAAAGAAGAAGGCACCTATCTCACAGACTACATAACTGGTCGCGCGATTGATTTCATCAAAGACAATGCGCAGAAACCCTTTTTCATGTACTTCCCCTTTTACGCTATGCATTCACCTCTTCAGGCTAAAAAAGATAAAGTGGCAAAGTTTAAAAATATCAAAACTTCAAAAGCTCACAATAATGCCATCTATGCCGCCATGCTCGAATCTCTCGATGAAAATATTGGCCGCTTAGTCAAAGTACTAGAAGAATTCAAACTCGACAAAAATACTCTCATTATTTTTACCACTGATAATGGCGGCGTTTGGAAGTTCTCCAAAAACTGGCCCCTACGTGCTGGCAAGGGTTCCTACTTTGAAGGAGGTATTCGCGTTCCAACTTTTGCTTATTGGCCCGGAAAAATCAAAGCGGGCTCCAGCAGTGACATCCCAATAACGGCCTTGGATATGTACCCAACGCTTCTTGATATTGCGGAAAGCGCAAAAAAAGAAAAGAAAATCCTCGATGGCGCAAGCTTTAAAGAATTGCTCTTTGGTCAAGCTCCAAAATTTGACCCCCAGCGCCCTCTTGTCTGGCATTTCCCCATCTATCTCCAAGCAGGTTACAATGAATGCCACGACATGGCTTTTCGTACCCGCCCTGGTTCTATTATTCGCATTGGTGATTGGAAACTGCATCAATACTTCGAAGATGGTCGCTTTGAACTCTACAATCTCAAAGATGATCTCAGTGAGCAAAATAACCTGGCGGCTAAACACCCCGAGAAAGTCGAAAAACTTCTCGCTCAACTCAATAAATGGCGCCAAGACATGAAGGCCCCCATACCAAGAG
Proteins encoded in this window:
- a CDS encoding arylsulfatase, with translation MYKALLFIFFLVGFNAMAKKQPNIIYLMLDEWGYFESSHMNNKYLITPNIDQFATEGMRFTNAYAGAPTCGPTRAVLLTGKHMGHTSMRTNDGYSAIRADETTLGSMLKKKGYVTGGFGKWGVGARGTSGVPENHGFDQFFGYYDQVHAHTYFPEYLIHNSKEFPLKGNSNKDRYNGETHAQNVIFDESIKFIKKNKDVPFFCYLPWTPPHGHWGIKKDDPSWQLFKDRPWTAGQSRDTDSRGYAAFMHMVDRQIGEIASLLKELDIDDNTVFFLCGDNGGSDYFKTKDHPHGFFAPNLNPETGERFRAGKRSLYEGGLKVPMYVRWPGKVKASSVSDHLFYFPDIMPTLADIAKTDPPETDGLTILPTLLSKDGQKNHKFMYWEYYRQTALRMDQWKLYRTDKKSSWELYDLSKDIQELHNIAKDHPQVLQEMIALTEVAHEPIRPGIIYDKQLALKDRPKSKTK
- a CDS encoding sulfatase; amino-acid sequence: MKYILKLLLSLPALLCADQKPNIILINVDDMGWTDIGSLGSEYYQTPNLDRLIANGIKFSNAYAGAANCAPSRACLISGQSSPRHGVYTVGSSERGKPEQRKLIPTPNQIFLPPNTRTIGHAMSDAGYETITLGKWHVGEDPLLQGFKYNVGGCHLGGPYNGGYHSPFKFPNCEAKEEGTYLTDYITGRAIDFIKDNAQKPFFMYFPFYAMHSPLQAKKDKVAKFKNIKTSKAHNNAIYAAMLESLDENIGRLVKVLEEFKLDKNTLIIFTTDNGGVWKFSKNWPLRAGKGSYFEGGIRVPTFAYWPGKIKAGSSSDIPITALDMYPTLLDIAESAKKEKKILDGASFKELLFGQAPKFDPQRPLVWHFPIYLQAGYNECHDMAFRTRPGSIIRIGDWKLHQYFEDGRFELYNLKDDLSEQNNLAAKHPEKVEKLLAQLNKWRQDMKAPIPRELNPQYKGQ